A window of Acinetobacter sp. TR3 contains these coding sequences:
- a CDS encoding hydrolase produces MPITPLHLGIGCCCKAIGQQRFSMMIFAGTQVLMDIEPLLGLIYGWQYLHLYTHNLMGATLIGSIALLIGKPISEWGLSIISHRKWCISWKTAAISAYIGSFSHILLDAFMHHDVYLFYPWILQKPLLGLIPYSIIFYGCLFSAILGSLCWLIILKLKKKGV; encoded by the coding sequence ATGCCGATCACACCTTTACACTTAGGAATTGGCTGTTGTTGTAAAGCAATTGGTCAACAACGATTTAGCATGATGATTTTTGCAGGTACACAGGTTTTAATGGATATTGAACCTTTATTGGGTTTGATTTACGGTTGGCAATATTTACACCTATATACACATAATTTAATGGGTGCGACTCTCATAGGTAGTATTGCTCTCCTGATCGGTAAACCCATCAGTGAATGGGGGTTATCAATTATAAGTCATAGAAAATGGTGTATCTCATGGAAAACTGCTGCGATCAGTGCGTATATCGGTAGTTTTAGTCATATTCTCTTAGATGCCTTCATGCATCATGATGTTTATTTGTTTTATCCGTGGATATTACAAAAACCATTATTAGGCTTAATTCCTTATTCAATTATTTTTTATGGCTGCCTATTCAGTGCCATTTTAGGCAGTTTATGCTGGTTGATTATTTTGAAACTTAAAAAGAAGGGAGTGTAA
- the coaBC gene encoding bifunctional phosphopantothenoylcysteine decarboxylase/phosphopantothenate--cysteine ligase CoaBC, whose translation MSFDLSVIPHKNIILAVTGGIAAYKSAILVRRLKDFGFDVRVVMTHGAQAFITPLTFQALSGNPVHTELLNPEAEAGMGHIELARWADLVLVAPASCDSIAKFANGLADDLLSTLYLATKAPVWVAPAMNQQMWAAKATQRNLQTLVEDGVHVIMPDAGEQACGDVGLGRMPEPEDLARQVAAYFHKAQRAIAEKFGLLAGKRVTITAGPTREAIDPVRYISNHSTGKMGFSLAAACYAAGAKVTLVAGPVSLDTPNGVQRINVSSAMQMLDVSMNQLKEGCDIFIATAAVADYRVAQVAEHKIKKAGDELAVALVKNPDIVATIAEQQQRPFMVGFAAETQNVEQYAAGKLVAKKLDMIACNDVSRPDIGFASDENAMTVFFAQSYHMQKRELEKASKQEISQQLVESIADALRRRL comes from the coding sequence GTGAGCTTTGATCTAAGTGTTATTCCACATAAAAACATTATATTAGCGGTTACAGGCGGTATTGCTGCCTATAAAAGTGCGATTTTAGTCCGTCGTTTAAAAGACTTTGGTTTTGATGTTCGTGTCGTGATGACGCATGGCGCACAAGCATTTATTACCCCGCTGACTTTTCAAGCACTTTCAGGAAATCCTGTACATACCGAATTGCTTAATCCTGAAGCAGAAGCAGGCATGGGACATATCGAATTGGCACGTTGGGCTGATCTCGTCTTGGTTGCACCTGCAAGTTGTGACAGCATTGCAAAATTTGCCAATGGTTTGGCTGATGATCTATTAAGCACTTTATATTTAGCAACCAAAGCACCTGTTTGGGTTGCACCAGCCATGAATCAGCAAATGTGGGCAGCCAAAGCCACTCAGCGTAATCTGCAAACCTTAGTTGAAGATGGTGTGCATGTGATTATGCCTGATGCGGGCGAGCAAGCATGTGGTGATGTCGGCTTAGGACGTATGCCTGAACCTGAAGATTTGGCGCGTCAAGTTGCTGCATATTTTCATAAAGCACAACGTGCGATTGCTGAAAAGTTTGGTTTGTTGGCAGGTAAACGAGTCACGATCACTGCGGGGCCAACCCGAGAAGCAATCGATCCTGTTCGTTATATTTCAAATCATAGTACAGGTAAAATGGGCTTTTCACTGGCAGCCGCTTGTTATGCAGCAGGTGCCAAAGTGACCTTGGTTGCAGGTCCAGTCAGTTTGGATACACCGAATGGTGTGCAACGAATTAATGTCAGCTCTGCTATGCAAATGCTCGATGTCAGTATGAATCAGCTCAAAGAGGGCTGTGACATCTTTATTGCAACTGCGGCGGTCGCCGATTATCGCGTTGCTCAAGTCGCAGAACATAAGATTAAAAAAGCAGGTGATGAACTTGCAGTCGCTTTAGTGAAGAACCCAGATATCGTGGCGACCATTGCAGAGCAACAACAACGTCCATTTATGGTTGGTTTTGCGGCAGAAACCCAAAATGTTGAGCAATATGCAGCAGGAAAATTGGTTGCTAAAAAACTCGATATGATTGCGTGTAATGATGTATCACGTCCAGATATTGGTTTTGCTTCAGATGAAAATGCGATGACGGTTTTCTTTGCGCAGTCTTACCATATGCAAAAACGCGAATTAGAGAAAGCTTCAAAACAAGAGATTTCACAACAATTGGTGGAGTCAATTGCGGATGCATTACGGCGCCGTTTATAG
- the radC gene encoding RadC family protein, producing MNQSIRQSIKAWPEQERPRERLLLQGAQSLSDAELLAIFLRSGSKQHSAVELSRILIQHFGGLNPIFDASLEDLSQFNGIASTKYAQLMAVKELGRRYLHNYFHQQRLCLDTSTLVLDYLRYELQGEKQEVFAVLCLDAELRKLHFKKLFYGSHHSCSVSLNQTLRYALQQQACQIVVAHNHPYGIAQPSAEDIYLTQQLKQACKLLEINLIDHFIISAEDHFSFSEQQLLNPTKIK from the coding sequence ATGAATCAATCAATAAGACAATCTATCAAAGCATGGCCTGAACAAGAACGCCCACGCGAACGTTTATTATTACAAGGCGCACAAAGCCTATCTGATGCAGAACTATTGGCTATTTTTCTACGCTCAGGCTCAAAGCAACACTCCGCGGTGGAACTTTCTCGGATTTTGATTCAACATTTTGGTGGATTGAATCCAATTTTTGATGCATCACTTGAAGACTTATCCCAATTTAATGGAATTGCGTCTACCAAATATGCCCAACTCATGGCGGTTAAAGAACTTGGACGGCGTTATCTACATAACTATTTTCATCAACAACGTTTATGCCTAGATACTTCAACACTGGTATTGGATTATTTGCGCTACGAACTGCAAGGTGAAAAGCAGGAAGTTTTTGCTGTACTGTGTTTAGATGCTGAACTCAGAAAGCTCCATTTCAAAAAACTATTCTATGGTTCACACCATTCATGTAGTGTTTCACTGAATCAAACCTTACGTTATGCCTTACAACAACAAGCCTGCCAAATTGTGGTTGCACATAACCATCCTTATGGCATTGCTCAACCCTCAGCAGAAGATATTTATCTGACGCAGCAACTCAAACAAGCTTGTAAACTATTGGAAATTAATCTGATTGATCATTTTATTATTTCAGCAGAGGATCATTTTTCATTTTCTGAACAACAACTCCTCAACCCCACTAAAATCAAGTAA
- a CDS encoding bestrophin family protein, with translation MIVRDQPNIFKVLFSWRGTILPKILPSLGFVMLISAIIGGIEYVELYRFPEIPLVGFTLIGVVLSIFLGFKNTACYDRWWEARKLWGVLIATSRHFDRDCRVLTQARRERIIQNVIVFANVLRDRLRHQTANPTELTETSGLSQQALTQLYQQHNAPQYTLSLIQWELLQAMKEGEISDIIYTQMNRHVAALSEMQTGCDRIANTPIPFAYSVLLNRTVYFFCFMLPFSLGSLLGLVTPLLVGILAYTFLGLDALSTEIEEPFGTQSNDLPLDAMVRSIEIELLGTLGRPTPPPIQAHDHNLL, from the coding sequence ATGATTGTCCGTGATCAACCGAATATCTTTAAAGTTTTATTCTCATGGCGTGGAACGATTTTACCTAAAATTTTACCCTCTCTCGGTTTCGTCATGCTCATCTCCGCCATTATTGGGGGTATTGAATATGTAGAATTATACCGTTTTCCAGAAATTCCTTTGGTTGGCTTTACACTGATCGGGGTAGTGCTTTCGATCTTCTTAGGTTTTAAGAATACCGCTTGTTATGATCGTTGGTGGGAAGCACGTAAGCTTTGGGGGGTTTTGATCGCAACGTCACGTCATTTTGATCGCGACTGTCGTGTATTAACTCAGGCTCGCCGTGAACGTATTATTCAAAATGTGATTGTATTTGCGAATGTGTTGCGTGATCGTTTGCGTCATCAAACAGCCAATCCAACTGAACTCACAGAAACCAGTGGCTTGAGCCAACAAGCACTCACTCAACTTTATCAGCAACATAATGCACCGCAATACACTTTAAGCCTGATTCAATGGGAACTATTACAAGCCATGAAAGAAGGTGAAATATCAGATATTATCTATACTCAAATGAACCGCCATGTCGCGGCCTTAAGTGAAATGCAAACAGGCTGTGATCGTATTGCCAATACCCCGATTCCATTTGCATACTCTGTTTTACTGAATCGCACCGTATATTTTTTCTGTTTTATGCTGCCATTTAGTTTAGGATCTTTATTAGGTCTAGTAACCCCACTTTTAGTTGGAATTTTGGCTTATACATTTTTGGGATTAGATGCTTTAAGTACAGAAATTGAAGAGCCTTTTGGAACACAAAGCAATGACTTGCCTTTAGATGCGATGGTGCGTTCAATTGAAATTGAGTTACTCGGAACTTTAGGTCGCCCAACCCCTCCACCGATTCAAGCACATGATCATAATTTATTGTAG
- a CDS encoding PHP domain-containing protein produces the protein MFGVDLHTHTHISDGTYSPEQLVEAAVDLKIHTLAVTDHDTMDGLSRAKNYAQDYDIQIISGTEISSQWSRPNTKKSYGVHIVALNMQDEAPIREMLENQKKVRAERAKVICSLLQKCIDFDIYPDVVAKVDGQADRVTRTHIAKVLVEKNIVSRPQQAFDRFLKEGKKAFVKFDGIGLKETIDVIHASQGFAVLAHPTRYDLSATNIRYLIELFAESGGDAVELPPSVEPASTRQMVDRMIEQFDLAVSIGSDFHGENMPWIKLGNTPRVKEGQIGIWESFR, from the coding sequence ATGTTCGGTGTCGATTTACATACACATACCCACATTTCAGATGGTACATACTCTCCAGAACAATTGGTAGAGGCGGCTGTTGACTTAAAAATACATACACTTGCGGTCACTGATCATGACACGATGGACGGTTTAAGTCGTGCCAAAAACTATGCTCAAGATTATGATATTCAAATAATTTCTGGTACAGAAATATCTAGCCAATGGTCACGACCGAATACCAAAAAGAGTTATGGTGTACATATTGTGGCACTGAATATGCAAGATGAAGCACCAATACGAGAGATGCTTGAAAATCAGAAAAAAGTCCGTGCTGAGCGTGCCAAAGTCATCTGTAGCTTATTACAGAAATGTATTGATTTTGATATTTATCCTGATGTGGTTGCCAAAGTCGATGGGCAAGCAGACCGTGTAACACGAACGCATATCGCCAAAGTATTGGTAGAGAAAAATATTGTCAGTCGTCCGCAACAAGCATTTGACCGTTTTCTTAAAGAGGGTAAAAAGGCTTTTGTGAAATTTGATGGCATTGGACTCAAAGAAACCATTGATGTGATTCATGCGAGTCAAGGCTTCGCTGTTTTAGCACATCCAACACGTTATGATTTATCTGCCACTAATATTCGTTATTTGATTGAGTTATTTGCTGAATCGGGTGGAGATGCTGTTGAGCTTCCTCCGAGTGTAGAACCCGCTTCAACACGTCAAATGGTCGATCGAATGATTGAGCAGTTTGATTTGGCTGTTTCAATCGGTAGTGATTTTCATGGTGAAAATATGCCGTGGATTAAACTGGGTAATACACCTAGAGTTAAAGAAGGGCAGATAGGTATTTGGGAAAGTTTTAGGTAA
- a CDS encoding septation protein IspZ: MKALLDYLPIIIFFYFYKTTDPKDSHHPLLELVGSAGNTDQNHILVATCALLISTLVVYGCLFFFQKFKLEKMQWFIVVMSVIFGGITLVFSDVTYIKMKAIIINVGIGIGFLVTPLFNKERTPIIKKLLGSLLELSHQGWMKLNLAWCGQFFLLAALHFFFGFVYMQGKYWGEFTAFGDIIVSISYLAAILFFLRKHFKTTD, encoded by the coding sequence ATGAAAGCGTTGCTCGACTATCTGCCGATTATTATCTTCTTTTATTTTTATAAAACCACTGATCCCAAAGATAGTCACCATCCTTTATTAGAGCTTGTTGGTAGTGCTGGAAATACCGATCAAAATCATATTCTTGTTGCAACCTGTGCGCTTTTAATTTCAACGCTTGTTGTTTACGGTTGTTTGTTCTTTTTCCAGAAATTTAAACTGGAAAAAATGCAATGGTTTATTGTTGTAATGTCGGTGATTTTTGGTGGAATCACACTCGTATTCAGTGATGTGACCTACATTAAAATGAAAGCGATCATCATCAATGTCGGTATCGGAATAGGTTTTTTAGTTACCCCATTATTCAATAAAGAACGTACCCCGATTATTAAAAAGCTTCTTGGTTCATTACTCGAGTTAAGTCATCAAGGCTGGATGAAGTTGAACTTAGCGTGGTGTGGACAATTCTTTTTGCTTGCCGCTTTACATTTTTTCTTTGGATTCGTCTATATGCAAGGCAAATATTGGGGCGAATTCACGGCTTTCGGCGATATTATCGTTTCTATCAGTTACCTTGCTGCTATACTATTTTTCTTAAGAAAGCATTTTAAAACCACCGACTGA
- a CDS encoding YciI family protein produces the protein MPYFVLTCTDHEGTLEKRLATRPQHIERLQKLDDEGRLIAAGAHPKDPNDPQAGFLGSTIIVEFDTREALDSWIQEEPFLKEGIYSNIDVKPFNKAFPKG, from the coding sequence ATGCCTTATTTTGTCCTAACTTGTACTGATCATGAAGGTACCTTAGAAAAACGTTTAGCAACTCGTCCACAACATATTGAACGATTGCAAAAGCTAGATGATGAAGGACGTTTAATTGCTGCTGGCGCTCATCCTAAAGATCCAAATGACCCACAAGCAGGTTTTTTAGGTAGTACGATTATTGTTGAATTTGACACGCGTGAAGCACTAGATAGCTGGATTCAGGAAGAGCCTTTTTTAAAAGAAGGAATTTACTCAAATATTGACGTAAAACCTTTCAACAAAGCTTTTCCAAAAGGGTAA
- the mnmC gene encoding FAD-dependent 5-carboxymethylaminomethyl-2-thiouridine(34) oxidoreductase MnmC, protein MSHSSKLQTAELDWEIVDGIEIPISKQFGDVYFSKDNGLLETRHVFLNGNDLTERLSQLHDYQYFCVGETGFGTGLNILTLWQLWQQVRLDNHSHLHVVSVEKFPLNKADLIRALNVWTELKPLAEKLIQQYPLPIAGCHRLSFPEERFSIDLWLGDAQDIFPTIPKTQAVNAWFLDGFAPSCNPDMWQANVLDHMVRLSDFGTTFASFSVAGILKRGLKQHGIQISRPRGFGHKREMLKAIWLNASQEETDTADSKQDITIQNESEITSSASVQRHIAIIGAGIAGLSSAWAFAQRGHQVAIYEQNEPLSGASGNPLALLNPKLCPIEQAHEHLMTLSWQHALNFYPRFKAFRPIQVEQIALKNADELLGLVEQYPENVLTANTTLECLPQTELPSLTLHEAGAVSPHQLRDEILQHPNIRIEKVKISRLESNGSQVTLWHDQQKIAITDHAIVCCAKQSAELIENYPVLKPIRGQVSWVENSQRPLALDQAYSYGGYCIQLDASKLILGASFYPNRDDAEVLTEDHVHNYELIHSVFPQYAEQLPKLETWQGRASVRAQSLDYFPLVGKIQNLDQIYTFAGLGSKGFLFAPLCSEILAALILGELCPVPQSLLDKLNPQRFQKKLKAKKPYYSG, encoded by the coding sequence ATGTCTCACTCATCAAAATTACAAACTGCTGAATTAGATTGGGAAATAGTCGATGGCATCGAAATTCCTATTTCTAAACAATTCGGTGATGTTTACTTTTCTAAAGACAATGGTTTGCTTGAAACTCGACATGTATTTTTAAATGGCAATGATTTAACCGAACGCCTCTCTCAACTGCACGATTATCAATATTTCTGTGTAGGTGAAACTGGTTTTGGTACAGGACTCAATATTTTGACCTTGTGGCAACTCTGGCAACAAGTTCGCTTAGATAATCACAGCCATTTACATGTTGTCAGCGTTGAAAAATTTCCATTAAATAAAGCTGATTTGATCCGTGCACTCAATGTTTGGACAGAACTCAAACCTTTAGCAGAAAAATTGATTCAGCAATATCCCTTGCCAATCGCAGGTTGTCATCGCTTAAGTTTTCCTGAAGAACGTTTTAGTATTGATTTATGGCTAGGTGATGCTCAGGATATTTTTCCAACGATTCCCAAAACCCAAGCAGTTAACGCATGGTTCTTGGACGGTTTTGCCCCGTCTTGTAACCCAGATATGTGGCAAGCAAATGTCTTAGATCATATGGTGCGTTTATCTGATTTTGGAACAACTTTCGCATCCTTTAGTGTCGCAGGCATATTAAAACGTGGGCTTAAACAACACGGCATCCAAATCAGCCGTCCACGAGGTTTTGGTCATAAACGAGAAATGCTCAAAGCTATTTGGCTAAATGCTTCACAAGAAGAAACAGACACCGCCGATTCGAAACAAGACATAACGATTCAAAATGAATCTGAAATAACAAGCTCAGCATCTGTACAGCGACATATTGCGATTATTGGTGCAGGAATCGCAGGTTTAAGCTCAGCATGGGCATTTGCTCAACGAGGACATCAAGTTGCGATCTACGAGCAAAATGAGCCGCTTTCAGGAGCATCTGGCAATCCCTTGGCGTTGCTCAATCCAAAACTATGCCCAATTGAACAGGCGCATGAACACTTGATGACCTTGAGTTGGCAACATGCGTTGAATTTTTATCCTCGTTTTAAGGCATTTAGACCGATTCAAGTAGAGCAGATTGCATTAAAAAATGCAGATGAACTGCTAGGGCTGGTTGAGCAATATCCTGAAAATGTTTTAACTGCAAATACAACGCTTGAATGCCTTCCCCAAACAGAGCTTCCAAGTCTGACCTTACATGAAGCTGGCGCAGTTTCACCTCATCAATTACGTGATGAGATTTTACAACATCCTAATATTCGAATAGAAAAAGTAAAAATTTCTCGATTAGAGTCGAATGGTAGTCAAGTTACACTCTGGCATGACCAACAAAAAATTGCCATAACGGATCATGCGATTGTCTGTTGTGCTAAACAAAGTGCTGAACTCATCGAAAACTATCCAGTCTTAAAGCCAATTCGAGGACAAGTCAGCTGGGTTGAGAATAGCCAGCGGCCTTTAGCACTGGATCAAGCTTATAGTTATGGCGGCTATTGCATACAACTGGATGCTTCAAAGTTAATTCTCGGTGCATCTTTTTATCCCAATCGGGATGATGCAGAAGTGCTAACTGAAGATCATGTGCATAACTACGAACTTATCCACAGTGTCTTCCCTCAATATGCCGAACAACTTCCAAAGCTGGAGACTTGGCAAGGAAGAGCATCCGTTCGCGCACAAAGTTTAGATTATTTCCCCTTAGTTGGGAAAATACAAAATCTTGATCAAATCTATACTTTTGCTGGTTTAGGATCGAAAGGTTTTTTATTTGCGCCATTATGTAGTGAAATCTTAGCGGCACTAATTTTAGGTGAACTCTGCCCAGTTCCTCAAAGTTTATTGGATAAATTAAATCCTCAAAGATTTCAAAAGAAATTAAAAGCTAAAAAACCTTATTATTCTGGGTAA
- a CDS encoding rhodanese-like domain-containing protein: MIRKQEITTFEFPEGAVIWDVRDAKAYAEAHVKGALNRPIAEINADSLTQVAADQPIYILCGGGSKAPRAAELLDGLDDSREYVVLMGGTRAARDAGLALEQGA; encoded by the coding sequence ATGATCCGTAAACAAGAAATTACAACATTTGAGTTCCCAGAAGGCGCTGTCATTTGGGATGTCCGAGATGCCAAAGCTTATGCAGAGGCACACGTCAAAGGGGCGTTAAATCGTCCAATTGCTGAAATTAATGCGGATAGTTTGACTCAGGTTGCAGCGGATCAGCCGATTTATATTTTATGTGGTGGTGGTAGTAAAGCACCACGCGCAGCAGAGCTTTTAGACGGTTTAGATGATTCTCGTGAATATGTTGTATTGATGGGCGGCACACGTGCAGCACGTGATGCTGGCTTAGCTTTAGAACAAGGCGCATAG
- a CDS encoding YajQ family cyclic di-GMP-binding protein → MPSFDIVSELELFEVNHAVQNTEKEIATRFDFRGQDVSIELNEKNKEIKISTESDFQCEQVYTMLENHFYKRKIDVQALDPQKATASGKNVVQVIKLKDGLDSDTAKKINKAIKESGIKAQSSIQGDKIRVTDKKRDTLQQVMNFLREQQFGLPLQFNNFKD, encoded by the coding sequence ATGCCTTCTTTTGATATTGTTTCTGAATTAGAGTTATTTGAAGTCAATCATGCTGTACAAAATACAGAAAAAGAGATTGCAACACGTTTTGACTTCCGTGGACAAGACGTTTCAATTGAGTTAAATGAAAAAAATAAAGAAATCAAAATCTCAACTGAAAGTGACTTCCAATGCGAACAAGTCTATACCATGCTTGAAAATCACTTCTATAAACGTAAGATTGATGTACAAGCTTTAGATCCACAAAAAGCCACTGCTTCTGGTAAAAATGTGGTCCAAGTGATCAAGCTGAAAGATGGACTTGACTCAGATACCGCAAAAAAAATTAATAAAGCCATTAAAGAAAGTGGTATCAAAGCGCAATCTTCTATCCAAGGAGACAAAATCCGTGTCACAGATAAAAAGCGCGATACATTGCAACAGGTCATGAACTTTTTACGTGAACAACAATTTGGTCTACCACTTCAATTTAATAATTTCAAAGACTAA
- a CDS encoding DUF4442 domain-containing protein, with amino-acid sequence MAKDNRLYTLVKTTSKFPKSIRSTLWSKAFGRVVPMVGTANIRYLEVDKDHVTVRIENQRNMQNHIKGVHAAAMALLAETATGFLTGLHIPDDRILLIKSLHVDYLKVAQGGLTATASLSADQKKFIAEHDKGELLIPVTVIDDSGNEPIQCQMLWAWLPKRKK; translated from the coding sequence ATGGCAAAAGATAACCGTCTTTATACGCTGGTTAAAACCACTTCTAAATTTCCAAAAAGTATCCGTAGTACGCTATGGAGTAAAGCTTTTGGTCGTGTTGTTCCTATGGTGGGAACAGCAAATATTCGTTATTTAGAAGTTGATAAAGACCATGTCACTGTGCGCATTGAAAACCAACGTAATATGCAAAATCATATTAAAGGGGTTCACGCAGCAGCAATGGCTTTATTAGCAGAAACTGCAACGGGCTTTTTAACGGGCTTACATATTCCTGATGATCGGATCTTGTTGATTAAATCATTGCATGTCGATTATTTAAAAGTTGCGCAAGGTGGTTTAACTGCTACAGCAAGCTTGTCAGCAGACCAAAAAAAGTTTATTGCTGAACATGACAAAGGCGAGTTATTGATTCCTGTGACCGTAATTGACGATTCTGGTAACGAACCAATTCAATGTCAAATGCTTTGGGCTTGGCTGCCAAAACGTAAAAAATAG
- a CDS encoding acyl-CoA thioesterase, giving the protein MTERSNHPEGVLSLQNIAMPADTNWSGDVFGGWIVSQMDLAGAIHVERLSKGRCATIAINEMTFLVPVKVGNVISCYTKILKVGNTSVQVQIEVWNSHDNSRDPIRITQGVFTFVAVDVNGNKRQISEQIKQDFLAS; this is encoded by the coding sequence ATGACTGAACGTTCAAATCATCCAGAAGGAGTTTTATCCTTGCAGAATATTGCGATGCCAGCAGATACAAACTGGAGTGGTGATGTATTTGGAGGGTGGATTGTTTCACAGATGGATCTTGCAGGAGCGATTCATGTTGAGCGTTTGAGTAAGGGGCGATGTGCAACAATTGCGATTAATGAAATGACGTTCCTTGTGCCTGTTAAGGTTGGAAATGTGATTAGTTGCTATACTAAAATTTTGAAAGTCGGTAATACTTCCGTACAGGTGCAAATCGAGGTATGGAATAGTCACGACAATTCGCGTGATCCGATTCGAATTACTCAAGGTGTTTTTACATTTGTTGCTGTTGATGTGAATGGTAATAAAAGACAAATCTCAGAACAAATTAAGCAAGATTTTTTAGCAAGCTGA
- the trxC gene encoding thioredoxin TrxC, protein MIIVCASCGAKNRVPEEKLAVHPNCGQCHQPLLTLAPIELNEQNFSHFISHSDLPVLIDLWAEWCNPCKMMAPHFAEVAKHNPHVVFAKIDTEANPRLSAAFNVRSIPTLVLMDKTTELARISGALRTPELQQWLNQQLQQHQGH, encoded by the coding sequence ATGATCATTGTCTGTGCATCCTGTGGTGCAAAAAATCGTGTACCTGAAGAAAAATTAGCAGTTCATCCAAACTGTGGGCAATGCCATCAACCATTATTAACGTTAGCGCCAATTGAATTAAATGAACAAAATTTTAGCCATTTCATTAGTCATTCAGATCTACCTGTACTCATCGATCTTTGGGCAGAATGGTGTAATCCTTGTAAAATGATGGCACCTCATTTTGCTGAGGTTGCCAAACATAATCCTCACGTCGTGTTTGCTAAAATTGATACTGAAGCAAATCCCCGTTTAAGTGCTGCATTTAATGTCCGCAGTATTCCGACTTTGGTCTTAATGGATAAGACGACTGAATTGGCCAGAATAAGTGGTGCATTACGTACACCAGAGCTACAGCAATGGTTAAATCAGCAATTACAGCAACATCAAGGACATTAA
- a CDS encoding alpha/beta hydrolase, producing the protein MHTYTVEPLYVPSGEETIAADFYLPKTNIKPAVILMAHGFAGLRQFKLVQYAQRFAKAGYAVILFDYRYWGGSTGKPRELVSLGAQLDDWKTIVQYASNCKLIDSRRIILWGTSLSGGYALSLATDLKNIQAVMVQVPYVDGAETAKLYPLQRYPEALKRSSQDYMGSKMGLVPKTLPVVDQHKLCFLPTSDSYYGYHSIVNPDYYWSGEVPARVFFNLMRYRPIQFVRKINIPVLFIAAKHDSLIPIESSREAATNIAPFVSYHEWEMKHFDIYHGSWFEKAVTTQLEFLHQHIGVM; encoded by the coding sequence ATGCACACCTATACAGTTGAGCCGTTGTATGTTCCTAGTGGCGAAGAAACCATAGCAGCAGATTTCTACCTACCAAAGACCAATATTAAACCTGCTGTAATTCTTATGGCACATGGATTTGCTGGATTACGCCAATTTAAATTAGTTCAGTATGCACAACGTTTCGCTAAAGCTGGCTATGCTGTCATTTTATTTGATTATCGCTATTGGGGGGGCAGCACAGGAAAACCACGTGAATTGGTTTCACTCGGTGCTCAACTAGATGATTGGAAAACCATTGTTCAATATGCTTCGAATTGTAAATTAATTGATAGTCGACGTATTATTTTATGGGGAACTTCTCTAAGCGGTGGATATGCGCTTAGTTTAGCCACTGACCTTAAAAATATTCAGGCCGTGATGGTACAAGTGCCTTATGTTGATGGTGCTGAAACAGCAAAATTATACCCATTACAGCGTTATCCAGAGGCTTTGAAGCGTTCTAGTCAGGATTACATGGGGTCTAAGATGGGTTTAGTACCTAAAACTTTGCCAGTTGTAGATCAGCATAAACTATGCTTTTTACCGACCTCTGATAGTTATTATGGTTATCATTCGATTGTAAATCCTGACTATTATTGGAGTGGTGAAGTTCCTGCACGTGTATTTTTTAATTTAATGCGTTATCGTCCGATTCAATTTGTACGCAAAATTAATATCCCTGTTTTGTTTATTGCTGCGAAACATGATTCTTTGATTCCAATTGAATCTAGTCGTGAAGCCGCTACAAATATTGCACCATTTGTAAGCTATCATGAGTGGGAAATGAAACATTTCGATATTTATCACGGTTCTTGGTTTGAAAAAGCAGTCACAACCCAATTAGAATTTTTACATCAACATATCGGAGTGATGTAA